In Scleropages formosus chromosome 10, fSclFor1.1, whole genome shotgun sequence, a single genomic region encodes these proteins:
- the foxn1 gene encoding forkhead box protein N1, translating into MEKYRRHSADEVMAGQQLLRGPGRFHPYHRQYSGGGLPCEPPACPRTLDLFQGVGIREAPPVAQPYQDPTDNGNPWGPPLGCILQTPRTMGSERDFLGVPEETPCYPEQIHSTYGSLPPLEPSRLTEAQFPTDVYSPDPASSGSQYTYHCVTPQGPSNSTVHSGYPKPIYSYSILIFMALRSSKTGSLPVSEIYSFMTENFPYFKTAPDGWKNSVRHNLSLNKCFEKVENKNGNASRKGCLWALNPAKVEKMQEELHKWRRKDPLTVRKSMARPEELDRLLGDRPGKWKPLQGQPAHPHGHTHAPCFGPPQSPVGSHALQQNQRSPSSQPLLQLLPSSFPYCYPNGQRHISAMPPGTADLESPRLVHDHPGYGAALQASHCAPKGMQELLLEGDLCNDVDTLNPSLTDLQLHGHLWEELKDDSLTPDSLVVIASSPSLPGHCVKGEVSVGSITDEKGTPSNLHFTGLYSAAFASMDSVAGCVPVTGNTPIPLL; encoded by the exons ATGGAGAAGTACCGGCGACACAGTGCTGACGAGGTCATGGCCGGCCAACAGCTGCTGCGAGGTCCTGGACGCTTCCATCCTTACCACCGGCAGTACAGCGGCGGAGGCCTGCCCTGTGAACCCCCAGCCTGCCCTCGCACCCTCGACCTCTTCCAAGGTGTTGGGATCCGCGAGGCTCCCCCTGTTGCACAGCCCTACCAAGATCCAACAGACAACGGGAACCCCTGGGGTCCACCCTTGGGATGCATCCTGCAGACTCCCAGAACAATG GGATCGGAGAGAGACTTCCTGGGCGTTCCAGAGGAAACCCCATGCTACCCCGAGCAGATCCACAGCACCTAtggctccctccctccccttgAGCCGTCAAGACTGACGGAGGCACAG TTCCCAACAGATGTCTACTCACCGGACCCTGCGTCCAGTGGCTCTCAGTACACATACCACTGTGTCACTCCTCAAGGTCCCTCAAATTCCACAGTGCATTCGGGATACCCCAAACCCATCTACTCCTACAG CATCCTCATCTTCATGGCCCTGCGGAGCAGCAAGACGGGCAGCCTCCCGGTCAGCGAGATCTACAGCTTCATGACTGAGAACTTCCCTTATTTCAAG ACGGCCCCCGATGGATGGAAGAACTCAGTGCGGCACAACCTGTCGCTCAACAAGTGCTTTGAAAAGGTGGAGAACAAAAATGGCAACGCCTCGCGGAAAGGCTGCCTGTGGGCCCTGAATCCTGCCAAGGTGGAGAAAATGCAGGAAGAGCTGCACAAGTGGCGCCGCAAGGACCCGCTCACAGTGCGCAAGAGCATGGCCCGGCCTG AGGAGCTGGATCGCCTGCTAGGAGACCGTCCAGGGAAGTGGAAGCCTCTCCAAGGCCAGCCTGCCCACCCCCACGGTCACACTCATGCACCCTGCTTTGGCCCCCCACAGTCCCCCGTGGGCAGCCATGCCCTCCAGCAGAACCAGAGGAGTCCCTCCAGCCAGCCCTTGCTCCAGCTGCTGCCCAGCTCTTTCCCGTACTGCTACCCGAATGGACAGCGGCACATCTCAGCTATGCCGCCGGGAACAGCCGACCTGGAGTCCCCTCGCCTGGTACATGACCACCCTGGGTATGGCGCCGCCCTGCAGGCCAGTCACTGTGCTCCAAAGGGAATGCAGGAGCTGCTTCTGGAGGGCGATCTGTGCAACGATGTAGACACGCTCAATCCCAGTCTTACGGACCTGCAGCTGCACG GTCACTTGTGGGAAGAGCTGAAGGATGACAGCCTGACTCCAGACTCTCTGGTGGTCATCGCCAGCTCTCCCTCACTGCCAGGGCACTGTGTGAAGGGTGAGGTGTCGGTGGGGAGCATCACGGATGAGAAGGGGACCCCATCCAATCTGCACTTCACAGGACTCTATTCCGCAGCCTTTGCCAGCATGGACAGTGTGGCAGGCTGTGTGCCAGTGACAGGAAACACTCCGATCCCACTGCTGTGA